A stretch of Candidatus Zixiibacteriota bacterium DNA encodes these proteins:
- a CDS encoding fibronectin type III domain-containing protein: MSVRQPTLSPRSIVSITLTLGILFAASGLQVFGQTELTLDTTLIVDSAVVEAAPVTSLLVEDGVYDNGDSVRLFWVPSIDDQIAGSIVDGYRVYRSVNGGQAAPISDLLPGVASFTDKNVDKDSTYTYYIATLTESGEYPSVVTREISPQPEWFNFARLSLLIMALIIAGAVIFYVETAKRGKKLFVRKIAGLEAIDEAVGRATEMGRPVLFIPGIHDMDDVQTLAALTILGRVSRTIADYDSKIFMPVARSLVMTAARETIKASYQAAGRPDGYSDEMVNYVTDEQFGYVAAVDGLMVREKPATVFLLGAFFAESLILAETGNSVGAIQIAGTARPAQLPFFIAACDFTLIGEELFAASAYLSGEPRMLGSLKGQDVGKAIAMVAILAGMVAVTTSEAWGLEYMKDLHRWLMSMFAAG, from the coding sequence GTGTCAGTTCGACAACCGACATTATCTCCCCGCTCTATCGTATCCATTACACTTACCCTTGGCATTCTGTTTGCAGCGTCCGGCCTCCAGGTGTTCGGCCAGACTGAACTGACCTTGGATACGACCCTGATTGTCGACAGCGCCGTGGTTGAAGCTGCGCCGGTGACATCCCTGTTGGTCGAAGACGGAGTGTATGATAACGGCGACTCGGTGAGGCTGTTCTGGGTTCCGTCCATTGACGACCAGATAGCAGGCAGTATTGTTGACGGATATCGGGTCTACCGTTCGGTCAACGGTGGTCAGGCAGCCCCCATTAGTGATCTTTTGCCGGGCGTGGCGAGTTTCACCGACAAAAATGTCGACAAAGACAGCACCTATACTTATTACATCGCCACATTGACCGAAAGCGGTGAGTATCCATCGGTTGTGACGAGGGAGATATCGCCCCAGCCGGAGTGGTTCAACTTTGCCCGACTCTCCCTTCTCATCATGGCCCTGATTATTGCAGGTGCCGTAATCTTCTATGTCGAGACCGCCAAGCGCGGCAAGAAACTGTTCGTGCGCAAAATCGCCGGTCTGGAAGCTATCGACGAGGCGGTCGGACGCGCTACTGAGATGGGTAGACCGGTGTTGTTCATTCCCGGCATTCACGATATGGACGATGTGCAAACTTTGGCTGCGCTGACCATTCTGGGAAGAGTCTCTCGAACCATCGCCGATTACGACAGCAAGATATTCATGCCGGTGGCTCGATCGTTGGTCATGACCGCGGCGCGCGAAACCATCAAGGCATCCTACCAGGCGGCCGGTCGGCCCGACGGTTATAGTGACGAAATGGTCAACTATGTGACGGATGAACAGTTCGGCTACGTTGCGGCGGTCGATGGTCTCATGGTTCGCGAGAAACCGGCCACCGTGTTTTTGCTCGGAGCCTTTTTCGCTGAGTCGTTGATTCTGGCCGAGACCGGAAACTCAGTTGGCGCCATACAGATTGCCGGTACTGCCCGTCCGGCTCAATTGCCCTTCTTTATTGCCGCCTGCGACTTTACCCTGATCGGTGAGGAACTGTTCGCCGCCTCCGCCTATCTGTCGGGTGAGCCGCGTATGTTGGGCTCTCTCAAGGGGCAGGATGTGGGCAAGGCGATCGCTATGGTTGCGATTCTGGCCGGTATGGTCGCGGTGACCACGTCTGAAGCCTGGGGCCTGGAGTATATGAAGGATTTACATCGATGGCTGATGTCGATGTTCGCAGCCGGTTAG